A window of the Miscanthus floridulus cultivar M001 chromosome 14, ASM1932011v1, whole genome shotgun sequence genome harbors these coding sequences:
- the LOC136502882 gene encoding uncharacterized protein, which produces MAAAMVTKAAVVTTTTTTSGWSATPPPALPGSNGDHDHKAKVTTTKTIADVVVDEDELFELDIALLDGRDDDHQHNNRGRSPAAGADDDATGHALLANCLLPLRSVSNAVPVAASGRLSSSYPYSGYYSSRRLFTPRSSRRFLFLGRSAGNSSARLCFSSRGFEAMGNYFQRY; this is translated from the coding sequence ATGGCCGCAGCCATGGTAACGAAGGCCGCCGTCGTCACCACCACGACCACCACCAGCGGCTGGAGcgcgacgccgccgccggcgctgccGGGCAGCAATGGTGACCACGACCACAAGGCAAAGGTGACCACGACGAAGACCATTGCCGATGTCGTTGTCGACGAGGACGAGCTGTTCGAGCTCGACATCGCACTCCTGGACGGCCGCGACGACGACCACCAACACAACAACCGCGGCCGCAGTCCTGCTGCCGgtgccgacgacgacgccaccgGGCACGCCCTGCTGGCTAACTGCCTGCTGCCGCTGCGGTCGGTGAGCAATGCGGTGCCGGTGGCGGCGAGCGGCAGGCTGTCGTCGTCGTACCCCTACTCCGGCTACTACAGCTCCAGGAGGCTCTTCACGCCCCGCAGCAGCAGGAGGTTCCTTTTCCTTGGACGCTCAGCTGGGAATTCTTCGGCGAGGCTTTGCTTCTCCAGCAGAGGCTTCGAAGCCATGGGGAACTACTTTCAGAGGTACTGA